CGATCTCCCCGGCGGCGATCGCCGCCTCGACGTCGGCGGCGACCGCGCCGACCAGGCGCTCGACGCGGCCGGCGATCCGCTCGGCGACCTCCTCGAGCTCGGGCGAGGCCTCCGGCTCGGCGACGCGCAGGGCGACGAGGCGGAACATGTCGGGGCGCTCGAGGTAGAAGCGCAGGTACGCGTCGCCGGCGTTGAGGACCCGCTGCAGCGGCGAGTCCGACGGCTCGGCGGCGGCCATGTAGGCGGCGTTGACCTCGAGCGCCTGCTCGACCAGCGCCAGCGACAGCGCCTCCTTGCTGCCGAAGTGGAAGTACACGGAGCCGACGGAGACGTCGGCGGCCTCGGCGATCTCGTCGACGGTGGTGCGCTGGACGCCGCGCTCGACGAACAGCGCGCGGGCGGCGTCGAGGATCGCCCCGGCGGTGCGGGCCCTGCGGCGGTCCTGGCGCGTCCCCTCCATCGCGGTCGCCCATTGTAGTAGCGTTCAACTTCTGAGCGGTACTGCAAGAGAGGGTCTCGGGATGCGGGCAGCAGCGATCCAGACGGTGGCGCCGGCGGGCGACGTCGACGCGAACCTCGAGGCGTGCGAGCGC
The DNA window shown above is from Conexibacter sp. SYSU D00693 and carries:
- a CDS encoding TetR/AcrR family transcriptional regulator, coding for MEGTRQDRRRARTAGAILDAARALFVERGVQRTTVDEIAEAADVSVGSVYFHFGSKEALSLALVEQALEVNAAYMAAAEPSDSPLQRVLNAGDAYLRFYLERPDMFRLVALRVAEPEASPELEEVAERIAGRVERLVGAVAADVEAAIAAGEIADDVPPEEAMTFLWGSWNGVIALSLRQDRLRLPPERLAETLALGRRLVLHGLAVAAARPA